The Melitaea cinxia chromosome Z, ilMelCinx1.1, whole genome shotgun sequence genomic interval AGTCAGCATTCAACTCATAAAGATTTCAGTATGAAGTCTTAATGAAATCATAAATGAGAAGTAAATTTTTTGACGTTTAAATGAAGTCATCTTGTTCATTTTTCTCGTCATTTCTCAGTTAAGAAACTCACGTTAGGTGGCGCACAACTTCTTGAGGAGGTTATTCAGGAAGTCCAAATCATAAATATGAGCTGATACGGACTGACCTAAAACGTCATTTTGCTGTCTGTGTAGAaacagtaacattttttttttcgacttgtaactaaaactattatttatatactttttcttcttctttaaattcTAGCTTCTTCTAAGATTTGCCAACATCCGAGTGATCGAATTTGTtctgttattttgaaattgactCTACTAAATATGCTGGTTTTGTGAGATTACAAATTTATGTCagaaagaataatttaaaatctgttGATCCACCTAAAACAAGACacaaacaaatacatacaaacatgtaTGGGTATAAGACAAACAATTTTACAGCCTAATATTATTTAGTGAGATAAaggaacataaaatatttacaaatggaGTATGATATACATATGACAGAACAGATTTAAGGTCGATAGGGCGCCGTATATCAATATTTAGATACTAATTACTATGAAAATGAAGTGTCAATAGTCTGTGCCACTCGGAATTAATAAAGCTTTCTTCTAAtgcaataatttcaaaatacgtTTCGTTTCCGcttacacaattttttatatattttacttataaatggATGTTACGATTTTGTAAGAATtttcacttaaaataattaagagcGGCTCTGGGAAGGTCGTATTGAAATGGGTGAAactacctatttttattttatattttttcagatAATTTCGTGACAATatgaaaatgaataataaattcttattatttttcctatttattatatttatatccatAAGTTATCtatgtaaacaaataaaattggaatgtctgtttgtaatattaaaagaaccgctttttactaaatgcatatggatgtatacacggtatataccaaaataacatttttacaatttttgtcggtatgtctttctgtctgtctgtttgttctgactaatctctaaaacagctggaccgatttgaacggggctttcactggcagatagctgatgaaataaggagtaacttaggctacttttatttaaaaaatttacttcatATATAACTCTGCaaaatgaacaataacttttttttttaaatttcacgtgGACAAAATCGtgtgcacagctagttataactAATAAGTGCTCAAGGTTCAGATACCTAGTGAGTAGATTAGTGAAAGATCATAACGCATTTTTGAACAATACTGTAATGTTATATTAAGAGCGATTTAGTAgttcaataaaacaaatatttccttacatattatttatttgcatcGAGTGAAAGTATAAAAATGAGCAATTAAGtcacaatttatttacaatgttttaaatttagggGGTCCATATGTTTCATGAGGAACACCCTGACTAGTTGTAATAATAGTAGATTTGTACTCAGAATTTGCACTACTAGAATCGCTACTGTATTTGTCAGACTCCAAGTTGCTTGTTCCAAGATTACCAGAAGTTGCGTCATAACTAGTGACGGATGAGAAGCTACTAGAGCTCGAACCGGAACTTGGACCGTAACCACCATTTACATTGCCTAAATCTGCAACCTCATGATTAGAAGAAGAAAAACCACCGGTATTTGTGGATCCAAGAGATTCTGTTGAAAGACTTGAATCATATGTAGGTTTCGAGGAAGAACTAAGCTCGTATCTGTGAGAAACGGAACTAGATTGGTCGCTATCCGATTTAGATCCATATTTAGAAGCTAAATCAGCGTAGCTGGAATCCTGGTTTTCAGAACTTATACCAAAGCTGCTTTCTGATCCGGATACTTTACCATAGGTTAGGGAACCAGTATTAAAAGATGTAGTTGAACCGAAACCATTGTTAGGTTTGGTATTGTAAATACCTTCAGAACCAGCAGAGCTACTGTATGAATTAGAGGCTGAACCAAAACTGGTACTGGGTTTTTGCTTGTAATAAAAGTCAGAAGTATAACCAGAACCAGACGAGGAACTGCTACCTTTAGTGCCAGTAGTCAAGTCACTACCGATGCTAGAAGAAAAAGAGGATATGGTATTTCCTAAGACTTGGCTACTGGGAGTAGTTGAAGAAATACCGCCCGATGAAAAACTATCCGAACTGCCGTAAATGGATTCGTAACTTATATCCTTTGAACCTCCTTCGGATACGGTTGAGCTAGCACTTTCTGAGGAACTAGTCTTATAACCAGAACCAGCGACAGCTGCACCTTGGAATGAACCTGAAACTCCTCCTTTGTTATAATCACTAACAATATTGTCGATTAAAGATTGAGAATCtttgttattgtatttaatgaagAAGACTTCTGGTTTCGTTGGTGGCTTTTGTTCGAACTTAGGCAAAACAACGTTCTGAGCATCTTCTGGTTTTTTAACAAGAACATATACAAtggttttttcttcattttgttGGGGCACTGCAATTATTTGAGGAGCTGGAGGTTGTTGGGTCGGTGCCTTAATAAAGATGATTTTGTAGTGCTTCTGAGGTGGAGGAAGGACAATAGGTTGTCTTGGTTTTGTTGGTTCTGGATCTTCAGGAGCAACATGTACGTAAAAATGTTTGAATATTTGTGGTGGTTGGTGCTGAATTTGATTGTAGTATTCTTGATAATTTTGAACGGCAGCGTTTTGATATTGATTTGAtgaaataaattgattattagCACTTGCCTTTTGGTAGTAACTTCCGATATTATCTAAGCCACTTGTATCTGCAGTAGTCTGGAATGTAGTTTGGTATCCGGAGTTTTGACCAAAAGTTGATCCGTAGTAATTCCCATGGCCTCCAGTGTTATATTTTGAGCCATAA includes:
- the LOC123668854 gene encoding uncharacterized protein DDB_G0283357-like, giving the protein MNMEERDILTQVLAVAVSVAKADVSLGYHYNAPTTTFGVPSYQAGSNSYKTTYSTTKNIVSSGVGSGLGSGISSGIGSGISSGQGAGYKYGSHGLGSSYNLLGSNSGLSSSQNQGGLNSGSHFNVGTTGLNSRYNYGSSGVSSSGSNSNYNYGSSGVSGSGSNSNYNSFGSSNIDSNSNYNTASATDTGFGSNYNSQGTTAGSNYFFGSDGYGSKYNTGGHGNYYGSTFGQNSGYQTTFQTTADTSGLDNIGSYYQKASANNQFISSNQYQNAAVQNYQEYYNQIQHQPPQIFKHFYVHVAPEDPEPTKPRQPIVLPPPQKHYKIIFIKAPTQQPPAPQIIAVPQQNEEKTIVYVLVKKPEDAQNVVLPKFEQKPPTKPEVFFIKYNNKDSQSLIDNIVSDYNKGGVSGSFQGAAVAGSGYKTSSSESASSTVSEGGSKDISYESIYGSSDSFSSGGISSTTPSSQVLGNTISSFSSSIGSDLTTGTKGSSSSSGSGYTSDFYYKQKPSTSFGSASNSYSSSAGSEGIYNTKPNNGFGSTTSFNTGSLTYGKVSGSESSFGISSENQDSSYADLASKYGSKSDSDQSSSVSHRYELSSSSKPTYDSSLSTESLGSTNTGGFSSSNHEVADLGNVNGGYGPSSGSSSSSFSSVTSYDATSGNLGTSNLESDKYSSDSSSANSEYKSTIITTSQGVPHETYGPPKFKTL